One genomic window of Cricetulus griseus strain 17A/GY chromosome 3, alternate assembly CriGri-PICRH-1.0, whole genome shotgun sequence includes the following:
- the Calhm2 gene encoding calcium homeostasis modulator protein 2 — MAALIAENFRFLSLFFKSKDVMIFNGLVALGTVGSQELFSVVAFHCPCSPARNYLYGLTAIGVPALALFLIGVILNNHTWNLVAECQYRRAKNCSAAPNFLLLSSILGRAAVAPVTWSVISLLRGEAYVCALSEFVDPSSLTAGDEAFPSAHATEILARFPCGEGPANLSGFREEVSRRLKYESQLFGWLLIGVVAILVFLTKCLKHYCSPLSYRQEAYWAQYRTNEDQLFQRTVEVHSRVLAANNVRRFFGFVALNKDDEELVAKFPVEGTQPRPQWNAITGVYLYRENQGLPLYSRLHKWAQGLTGNGTAPDNMEMALLSS, encoded by the exons ATGGCGGCCTTGATCGCAGAGAACTTCcgcttcctgtctctcttcttcaAGAGCAAGGATGTGATGATTTTCAATGGACTGGTGGCCCTGGGCACGGTGGGCAGTCAGGAGCTGTTCTCTGTGGTGGCCTTCCACTGTCCCTGTTCTCCCGCCCGGAACTACCTGTACGGGCTGACGGCCATTGGCGTGCCTGCACTGGCACTCTTCCTTATTGGAGTCATCCTCAACAACCACACTTGGAACCTAGTCGCTGAGTGCCAGTATCGGAGGGCCAAGAACTGCTCAGCCGCCCCCAACTTCCTTCTCCTGAGCTCCATCCTGGGCCGTGCAGCCGTGGCCCCCGTCACCTGGTCTGTCATCTCCCTTCTTCGAGGGGAGGCCTACGTCTGCGCCCTCAGTGAGTTTGTGGACCCTTCCTCACTCACAGCTGGAGATGAAGCCTTCCCCTCAGCTCACGCCACGGAGATCCTAGCCAGGTTCCCTTGTGGAGAGGGCCCTGCCAACCTGTCAGGCTTCCGCGAGGAGGTCAGCCGTAGGCTCAAGTATGAGTCCCAG CTCTTTGGATGGCTGCTCATCGGTGTGGTGGCCATCCTGGTGTTCCTGACCAAGTGCCTCAAGCACTACTGCTCGCCACTCAGCTACCGCCAGGAAGCCTACTGGGCACAGTACCGCACCAATGAGGACCAGCTGTTCCAGCGCACAGTGGAGGTGCATTCAAGAGTGCTGGCTGCCAACAACGTGCGCCGTTTCTTCGGCTTTGTGGCCCTCAACAAGGATGATGAAGAGCTGGTCGCCAAGTTCCCAGTGGAAGGCACACAGCCACGCCCACAGTGGAATGCTATCACTGGGGTCTACTTGTACCGTGAGAACCAGGGCCTCCCACTCTATAGTCGCCTACACAAGTGGGCCCAGGGCCTGACAGGTAATGGCACAGCCCCTGACAACATGGAGATGGCCCTGCTCTCTTCCTAG
- the Calhm1 gene encoding calcium homeostasis modulator protein 1 produces MDKFRMIFQFLQSNQESFMNGICGIMALASAQIYSAFDFNCPCLPGYNVAYSMGILLTPPLVLFLLGLVMNNNISMLAEEWKRPAGRRAKDPAVLRYMFCSMAQRALIAPVVWVAVTLLDGKCFLCAFCTAVPVATLGNGSLVPGLPAAELARLLARVPCPEIYDGNWLLAREVAVRYLRCISQALGWSFVLLTTLLAFVVRSVRPCFTQAAFLKSKYWSHYIDIERKLFDETCTEHAKAFAKVCIQQFFEAMNHDLELGHTHGVLATAAATPVEADRTEEEREKLRGITDQGTMNKLLTSWHKCKPPLRLGQEAPLMGNGWAGIEPRPPRKEVATYFSKV; encoded by the exons ATGGACAAGTTTCGGATGATCTTCCAGTTTTTGCAGTCCAACCAAGAGTCCTTCATGAACGGTATCTGTGGCATCATGGCGCTGGCCAGTGCCCAGATATATTCTGCCTTTGACTTCAACTGCCCCTGCTTGCCTGGCTACAATGTGGCCTACAGCATGGGTATACTGCTGACGCCTCCCCTGGTGCTTTTTCTGCTCGGCCTAGTCATGAACAACAACATATCCATGCTTGCTGAAGAGTGGAAGCGCCCTGCCGGCCGTCGGGCCAAGGACCCAGCCGTGCTACGTTACATGTTCTGTTCCATGGCCCAGCGAGCTCTCATCGCACCCGTCGTCTGGGTGGCTGTCACACTGCTGGATGGCAAGTGTTTTCTCTGTGCCTTCTGCACCGCGGTGCCGGTGGCCACACTAGGCAATGGCAGCCTGGTGCCTGGCCTGCCTGCTGCAGAGCTGGCTCGCCTGCTGGCTCGTGTACCCTGCCCTGAGATCTACGATGGGAACTGGCTGCTGGCCCGAGAGGTGGCCGTGCGATATTTGCGCTGCATCTCTCAG GCACTGGGCTGGTCCTTTGTGCTGCTGACCACATTACTGGCATTTGTGGTACGTTCTGTGCGGCCCTGCTTCACACAAGCTGCCTTTCTCAAGAGCAAGTACTGGTCCCACTACATTGACATCGAGCGTAAACTCTTTGATGAGACATGCACAGAGCATGCCAAGGCCTTTGCTAAGGTATGTATCCAACAGTTCTTTGAAGCCATGAACCATGACCTGGAACTGGGACACACACATGGAGTGTTGGCCACGGCCGCAGCTACACCTGTGGAAGCTGacaggacagaggaagagagggagaaactgCGTGGTATCACTGACCAAGGCACCATGAACAAACTACTCACAAGCTGGCACAAATGCAAGCCACCACTGCGGCTGGGCCAGGAGGCACCACTGATGGGCAATGGCTGGGCTGGGATTGAGCCCCGGCCTCCACGCAAGGAAGTGGCCACCTACTTTAGCAAAGTGTGA